AGATAGAGAGCACACCATTCTTATAATTAGCGCTGACCTTCTTCTCGTTTACCTCTTCAGGTAGCCGAAAAGACCTGGAGAACTTGCCGTGCTGTGACTCACGGTAAGCATAACCGTTACGATCATTACTGCTCTCGGCCCGTTTCTCACCGGTAATGGTGAGGACCCCATCCTTAACGGTGATGGTGAAGTCAGACTTCTCCATTCCTGGGGCCTCTACACGGATTTCGTACTCTTTCTCCTTCTCAATGACATCGAAGGCAGGCAGCCAGTTGGCACTGGTTACAGGGCTTTGGTCAAAGCCACCGCTGAAGAAAGAGTTGATGAAACGGTCCATGTCGGACAGCATCGACTCACCGACAAACGGTGAGAGGAACGTGTTTCTTGGTGTCCACTTGACTAATGACATAGTTAATCTCCTTTTATTTTAAGTTTAACTTTTTAATCATCGAACCACTAGGTTCGCCCCCTATAAGGCAAAGGGTGTGCCAAAAGTGAAGGTCTGCCATATATGCGCAAAGGAAGGAAGGCACGTCAGTATTGTACTGCACATATGGCACCCCCCTTTAAATTTTTGTGATAATTTGACTGTTTTTCCAGCCTAATTCCATGTTGAAGGGCAATAAACACTCGTCTAAATTCAGCAGTATCATTAAGCCATCGAGATAGGAGGTGATGATGAGACAGATTATTGTAGTAGTAGTCATTTTACTGACTTTTTCATTTTCGGTTGCCGTCGGTGAAGAAACTATTGTGCTAAAAGCTGACCGCTTGGTGGATGTTCAGAAAGGCAAGCTAGTAAAAAATGCCACAGTGGTCATTGTGGGAAACAGGATTGAATCAGTGAACCCCCGGCGACTCCCGAAAGAGAGTCGTGTCATCGATCTCGGTGATGTGACTCTTATGCCCGGCCTCATGGATATGCACCGTCACCTCACTTCCATCATAAGCAAGAACCGCTACATGGAGAAGTTCACTCTTAACCCGCAGGATTACACAATACGTGCTGTTGCTAATGCTGAAAAAGCACTTATGATGGGTTTCACTTCAGTGAGAAATGTAGGTGATAGGGCTGGCGCTACAGTGGCGTTGAGGAATGCTATTAATAAAGGTGTTGTTCCTGGACCACGGATCTTTACCGCAGGTAGATCAATTGCCACTACCGGTGGTCATGCTGACCCAACAAACGGTATGAGGGCGGACCTCATGGGTGATCCTGGCCCTAAAGAAGGTGTGATTAATGGACCCTATGATGCAAGAAAGGCTGTTCGCCAGAGGTACAAAGAGACCTCTGATCTTATCAAGATAACAGCAACAGGTGGCGTCATGAGCGTGGCAACCAGCGGCCAAAACCCCCAGTTCACTGATGATGAGCTTGAAGCAATTATTACTACAGCACGGGAGTACGGCTTACCTGTTGCAGCGCACGCCCATGGAATAGAAGGGATGAAGCGCGCTATC
The window above is part of the Candidatus Neomarinimicrobiota bacterium genome. Proteins encoded here:
- a CDS encoding Hsp20/alpha crystallin family protein, producing MSLVKWTPRNTFLSPFVGESMLSDMDRFINSFFSGGFDQSPVTSANWLPAFDVIEKEKEYEIRVEAPGMEKSDFTITVKDGVLTITGEKRAESSNDRNGYAYRESQHGKFSRSFRLPEEVNEKKVSANYKNGVLSISVPRSKSVELKEIEVQIK
- a CDS encoding amidohydrolase family protein, with protein sequence MRQIIVVVVILLTFSFSVAVGEETIVLKADRLVDVQKGKLVKNATVVIVGNRIESVNPRRLPKESRVIDLGDVTLMPGLMDMHRHLTSIISKNRYMEKFTLNPQDYTIRAVANAEKALMMGFTSVRNVGDRAGATVALRNAINKGVVPGPRIFTAGRSIATTGGHADPTNGMRADLMGDPGPKEGVINGPYDARKAVRQRYKETSDLIKITATGGVMSVATSGQNPQFTDDELEAIITTAREYGLPVAAHAHGIEGMKRAIRAGVNSIEHGTFIDDEAVELMKRKGTFLVPTLTVAEWATEKAKEEGYFPEVVQKKAAKVGPVTKKALERAYKGGVRIVFGTDFSGDNNLGEFALMVKAGMKPMDTIIAATLNAAQLQRVDDKLGSIEAGKLADLVAVKGNPIDDIRAMENMMFVMKDGKVYKNEE